The Daucus carota subsp. sativus chromosome 2, DH1 v3.0, whole genome shotgun sequence genome includes a window with the following:
- the LOC108209032 gene encoding mediator of RNA polymerase II transcription subunit 15a isoform X3: MDSDSSRRDTQGGELAPDGGAEWRSRMQADARQKVITKIMDSLMRHLPLAGQEGLQELKKISVRFEERIYFAATSQEDYLRRISSRLVSIETKHAMANATPSNSVSIGKNPPDPGRQQQVVAQQRLQQSQNSAQFLCKQQVLKQKIQPGTISHSQMQPHIQKQEQQHNLLHSNQLHSSQQSIMQPSIMQSTPVSNLQQNQQSSARQSTQSGVQQHPQPVRQLQASNIYQQQTEFHQQGVLPKQQQHLVGLSNATYIQQNQLIGQQNSNPDMQQQQPSLLNQQNDLSNQQQQLMGFPNKLAHMHQQQSDSQEQQHHYQLAGDQSGTSIMPSNKNSGDMLRHPKVTLQQSQQSMSNSLPSQGQQLQQQSQQQTMSNLLPNGPNQTQTQLQSQIMSQMQPQPVQLHQQLGSQQKPNPLHHEMQQRWQTLQQQQKLVSQPQRAMQEASSTSLDSTAQTGNANGGDWKEEIYQKIKSMKDMYFLGLNDLCQKIAVRLHRHESLLLQQPQSQQGKNLQVEKLKSFKSMLERFLSFLQISKSNIQIGYKDKLGLYEKQIISMLNSDRPRKPIPPMQQEQSLIPSHVHSMQQSQRPQYQMTQLQPTDNQLNFQMQPQNLQGSGGTMQQNMANLQHNPSSPLSGLSNAQQSVMNSLKPSSALGPGQSNSLNSVQQVATGPLQQNSMRVTQQANVNLISSQSGVNCLQANLNSQPNSSMLQKQQEQLLQNQKLKQFQHRQMQQNVIQKQSTQQLQLKQEKLQQPAQMQLNQSPMVHHMSDSTTSEARQLGDKSSSSQLHPSASQRSAYHQQLKPGNRFPISSPQQLQPPLPQISQHGSPQVEQQNMPSALNRSGTPLQSTNSPLMVPSPSTPAVPSPVPGESEKVNSGVSSLSKADNIGHQTVGTLVPAQSLAKGTPGISASPLLDEFSPEADHGIAATIVSGKSNATEEPLERLIKVVKSMSSKALTASVRDIGSVVSMIDRMAGSAPGNGSSAAVGEDLGDMTMCRQQARTFITRDGTTETKRTKHYATAMPSDVVSTVGSINDGFKQLSGSDSCDLEPTAKKPRIEVNNALLEEVKEINHLLIDTVVNISDEDADPTMRDAAIGGGEGTVVKCSFCAISLSPNLKPQYFSSQMSSIQPLALLVPKNYPSCSPILLDKFPVEVCMDYEDLSSKVRSRFSISLRSLSQPMSIGDIAKTWDICAREVISEYAQQSGGGSFSSKYGTWENCVTAA, from the exons ATGGACAGTGATAGTAGCCGGAGAGATACGCAAGGCGGTGAATTAGCTCCTGATGGCGGCGCCGAGTGGAGGAGTCGGATGCAAGCTGATGCGCGGCAAAAAGTCATCACTAAGAT AATGGACTCTTTGATGAGGCATCTTCCCCTTGCTGGACAAGAGGGGTTACAAGAGCTCAAGAAAATTTCCGTGAGATTTGAAGAAAGGATTTACTTTGCTGCAACAAGCCAG GAGGATTATTTGAGAAGGATATCTTCGAGGTTGGTGTCGATTGAGACAAAACATGCCATGGCTAATGCAACGCCGTCCAACTCTGTTAGTATTGGCAAGAATCCCCCAGATCCAG GGAGGCAACAACAGGTTGTTGCTCAACAGCGACTGCAGCAATCACAAAATTCCGCTCAGTTTCTCTGTAAGCAGCAGGTATTGAAGCAGAAGATCCAACCAGGCACTATATCACATTCCCAAATGCAGCCTCACATCCAGAAACAAGAGCAGCAGCATAACTTATTGCACTCAAATCAGTTGCATTCTTCTCAGCAATCTATTATGCAACCTAGTATCATGCAGTCAACTCCAGTTTCTAACCTTCAGCAGAATCAGCAATCTTCAGCCCGACAATCCACACAATCTGGGGTTCAGCAACATCCGCAGCCTGTCAGGCAACTCCAGGCCTCGAATATTTATCAACAGCAGACAGAGTTTCATCAGCAAGGAGTATTGCCTAAACAGCAGCAACATCTTGTGGGGCTGTCCAATGCTACATATATACAACAAAACCAGCTAATTGGGCAACAAAATAGCAATCCTGACATGCAGCAACAACAACCAAGTTTGCTAAATCAACAGAATGATCTTTCCAACCAACAACAGCAGTTGATGGGTTTCCCAAACAAACTTGCACATATGCATCAGCAGCAGTCGGACTCTCAGGAGCAGCAACATCACTATCAATTGGCAGGAGATCAGTCTGGTACATCTATCATGCCAAGTAATAAAAACTCTGGGGACATGCTACGACATCCCAAGGTTACACTGCAGCAATCTCAGCAGAGCATGTCAAATTCGTTGCCAAGTCAAGGTCAACAGTTACAACAGCAGTCGCAGCAGCAGACAATGTCCAATCTGTTACCAAATGGCCCAAACCAAACTCAAACACAGTTGCAGTCACAAATAATGTCTCAAATGCAACCACAACCTGTACAATTGCATCAGCAATTAGGCTCACAACAGAAGCCAAATcccttgcaccatgaaatgcaGCAAAGGTGGCAGACACTTCAGCAGCAGCAGAAGCTGGTTTCTCAACCTCAAAGAGCCATGCAGGAGGCATCGTCAA CTTCTCTGGATTCCACAGCTCAGACCGGAAACGCAAATGGTGGAGATTGGAAGGAGGAGATATACCAGAAG ATAAAGTCCATGAAGGATATGTATTTTCTGGGTTTAAATGATTTGTgccagaaaattgctgtgagaTTGCATCGG CACGAGTCTCTTCTACTACAACAGCCACAGTCACAGCAAGGGAAGAACCTACAAGTTGAGAAGCTTAAATCTTTTAAGAGTATGCTCGAGCGCTTTCTATCATTCTTACAAATTTCAAAGAGCAATATACAAATCGGATACAAGGATAAATTGGGCCTTTATGAAAAGCAAATTATTAGCATGCTTAACTCGGATAGGCCTCGGAAGCCTATTCCTCCTATGCAGCAGGAGCAGTCACTTATCCCATCACATGTGCACTCCATGCAGCAGTCGCAACGACCACAGTATCAAATGACTCAACTGCAGCCTACTGATAATCAATTGAATTTCCAGATGCAACCACAGAATCTGCAAGGCTCAGGGGGGACAATGCAGCAGAATATGGCGAATTTGCAGCACAATCCATCTTCTCCTCTATCCGGGCTTTCCAATGCACAGCAGAGTGTGATGAATTCGCTAAAGCCAAGTTCTGCTTTAGGTCCAGGACAAAGTAACTCTCTAAATTCAGTTCAGCAAGTTGCTACCGGACCCCTACAACAAAATTCAATGAGGGTTACCCAACAGGCAAATGTGAACCTTATTTCATCACAAAGTGGAGTGAATTGTCTACAGGCAAACCTTAATTCACAGCCAAATTCAAGTATGCTTCAGAAGCAGCAAGAACAGTTGCTGCAGAACCAGAAATTGAAGCAATTCCAGCACCGCCAAATGCAGCAAAATGTCATACAGAAACAGTCGACGCAACAGCTGCAACTCAAGCAAGAAAAGCTGCAGCAGCCAGCCCAGATGCAATTAAACCAGTCACCAATGGTTCATCATATGTCGGATTCAACTACCTCGGAGGCAAGGCAACTGGGTGATAAATCCAGCTCTTCTCAGCTACACCCCTCAGCAAGTCAGCGGTCAGCATATCATCAGCAGTTGAAGCCAGGAAATCGGTTTCCTATTTCTTCACCGCAACAACTGCAGCCTCCATTACCACAGATTTCTCAACACGGATCTCCTCAGGTTGAGCAACAAAATATGCCCAGTGCTCTCAATAGATCTGGTACTCCTTTGCAATCCACAAATTCACCTTTAATGGTGCCATCTCCTTCAACTCCAGCTGTTCCTTCCCCTGTGCCAGGAGAGTCAGAAAAGGTTAATTCTGGGGTTTCATCATTGTCCAAAGCTGATAATATTGGACACCAAACAGTGGGTACATTGGTGCCAGCCCAATCCCTTGCTAAAGGGACTCCTGGGATATCAGCGTCACCATTGCTGGATGAGTTTAGTCCAGAAGCAGATCATGGCATCGCAGCCACAATTGTCTCTGGCAAGTCAAATGCTACAGAAGAGCCTCTTGAACGTTTGATAAAAGTG GTGAAGTCAATGTCATCAAAAGCGTTGACTGCCTCTGTTAGGGACATTGGATCAGTTGTTAGTATGATTGATAGAATGGCAGGATCCGCTCCAGGTAATGGATCAAGTGCTGCTGTTGGTGAGGATTTGGGTGATATGACCATGTGCCGTCAACAGGCAAGAACCTTTATCACCCGAGATGGAACAACTGAAACAAAAAGAACCAAGCATTATGCAACTGCCATGCCCTCAGATGTTGTCTCTACTGTGGGAAGCATAAATGATGGTTTCAAGCAGTTGAGCGGTTCAGATTCGTGCGACTTGGAACCAACTGCCAAGAAACCAAGAATTGAG GTTAATAATGCCCTATTAGAAGAAGTCAAGGAAATAAACCATCTGCTTATAGATACTGTGGTAAATATCAGTGATGAAGATGCAGATCCAACTATGAGGGATGCAGCAATAGGAGGTGGTGAAGGAACTGTTGTTAAGTGCTCTTTTTGTGCTATATCTCTGAGTCCAAACTTGAAGCCGCAGTATTTTTCCTCACAAATG TCATCAATTCAGCCCTTAGCGTTGCTTGTTCCAAAAAATTATCCGAGTTGCAGCCCTATACTCCTGGACAAGTTCCCAGTTGAAGTCTG CATGGATTATGaagatctttcatctaaggtaAGGTCAAGGTTTAGCATCTCACTCCGAAGCCTTTCACAGCCCATGTCAATTGGGGATATAGCAAAGACGTGGGATATATGTGCTCGTGAGGTCATTTCTGAGTATGCACAACAGAGTGGTGGTGGAAGCTTCAGCTCGAAATACGGAACTTGGGAGAATTGCGTGACTGCTGCATGA